The Streptomyces achromogenes genome window below encodes:
- a CDS encoding maleylpyruvate isomerase N-terminal domain-containing protein, producing the protein MISAFLDTAEVASRLLRSPVLAERWEQPSALAEFRVSGLAGHLARAVFNVERWLAELPPAGGTPIDAVAYFLSGAGPASQLEDAVPRRIREVGEQEAAGGPATLVEEFDAARARLAVQLPTMPLDRPVGVFAQVLPLDQCLLTRLVELVVHLDDLAVSLEAPTPSVSVEATDLVIACLTRMAVVRHGVLPVMRTLARRERATDPIAAF; encoded by the coding sequence GTGATTTCCGCATTTCTCGACACGGCCGAGGTCGCGTCCCGGCTGCTGCGCTCGCCGGTGCTGGCCGAACGGTGGGAGCAGCCGAGTGCATTGGCCGAGTTCCGGGTCAGCGGGCTAGCCGGGCATCTGGCTCGGGCGGTCTTCAACGTCGAGCGTTGGCTGGCTGAGCTGCCACCGGCGGGCGGGACGCCCATCGATGCTGTCGCGTACTTCCTGTCTGGCGCCGGCCCGGCGTCGCAGCTGGAGGATGCGGTGCCGCGTCGGATCCGCGAGGTGGGCGAGCAGGAGGCGGCCGGTGGGCCTGCCACCCTGGTCGAGGAGTTTGACGCCGCTCGCGCCCGGCTCGCAGTGCAGTTGCCGACCATGCCGCTCGACCGGCCTGTCGGCGTGTTCGCCCAGGTACTGCCGCTCGATCAGTGTCTGCTAACCCGGCTTGTGGAACTTGTTGTCCATCTCGACGACCTTGCCGTCAGCCTGGAGGCACCCACGCCGTCGGTGTCGGTCGAGGCCACCGACTTGGTGATCGCCTGCCTTACCCGTATGGCCGTGGTTCGGCACGGCGTCCTTCCGGTGATGCGCACCCTGGCCCGCCGCGAACGCGCCACCGATCCGATCGCGGCCTTTTAG
- a CDS encoding PaaI family thioesterase, whose protein sequence is MHTSLTDPPPTDTATDPTRATAEEEELEDQKAAITHLGHELRALVEATVRTAASPGTLHRVADGVRAITSQLTGRQRSRAEIPEVDEFPTGTRIYSPVTGAGSPLAPPVQVTPTVDGLVGHCTLGIAHEGPPGYGHGGMSAMLLDELMGRACAAAGTPGLTVSLQMRYHRPVPLKTPLRILARVTGTDGRKIFVSGSITTQTDPDANLVTADGVFIAPDPHRTRTLFPGLQAER, encoded by the coding sequence ATGCACACTTCCCTCACCGACCCGCCGCCCACTGACACTGCCACCGACCCCACGCGAGCGACAGCCGAAGAAGAGGAACTGGAAGACCAGAAGGCGGCGATCACCCACCTCGGCCACGAACTGCGCGCCCTGGTGGAAGCCACCGTCCGCACCGCCGCCTCCCCGGGCACCCTCCACCGTGTGGCGGACGGCGTCCGCGCCATCACCAGCCAGCTGACGGGCCGACAGCGGTCGCGGGCGGAGATCCCCGAGGTGGACGAGTTCCCCACAGGGACACGTATCTACAGCCCAGTGACCGGGGCCGGAAGCCCGCTGGCCCCGCCCGTACAGGTAACACCCACCGTCGACGGCCTAGTGGGTCACTGCACGCTCGGCATCGCCCACGAAGGGCCGCCCGGCTACGGCCACGGCGGCATGAGCGCCATGCTCCTGGACGAACTCATGGGCCGTGCCTGCGCAGCAGCGGGAACGCCCGGCCTGACCGTCTCCCTTCAGATGCGCTACCACCGCCCGGTCCCACTAAAAACACCTCTGCGGATTCTCGCCCGCGTCACCGGCACGGACGGCCGCAAGATCTTCGTGAGCGGGTCGATCACCACCCAGACAGACCCTGACGCGAACCTCGTCACGGCCGACGGGGTCTTCATTGCTCCCGACCCCCACCGCACGCGCACCCTGTTCCCGGGGCTGCAAGCCGAACGGTAA
- a CDS encoding zinc-dependent alcohol dehydrogenase — protein sequence MRELTYIARRTVEWHEAPDPPLQSDVQAIVAPVAATSCDVDSSILAGHGFIDPPFALGHECVARVVETGDAVTTVAPGDLVVVPWSINCGTCERCRAGLTAHCTAVPYMAMYGAPIGGTWGGLFSDLVRVPYADAMLVPLPAGLDPVAMASASDNWSLAWRLVAPHLKARPGARVLVVARGSIGLYVCDIARALGASDVLYVDPDPEHRTLARAFGAATAETLDPISQGYDIAVEATGRVDQLALAVKSLTPEGICESAGNHFRPGELPLLDMYLTGVTLRIARDNVRAHIPDALELAASGKVAPEKVVSHVIDWEDLPTALPEKHLKPVFVRTDD from the coding sequence ATGCGTGAACTGACCTACATCGCCCGGCGCACCGTCGAATGGCACGAGGCACCCGACCCTCCACTCCAGTCCGATGTACAGGCGATCGTCGCCCCGGTGGCCGCCACCTCCTGCGACGTCGACTCCTCCATCCTGGCCGGTCACGGCTTCATCGACCCACCGTTCGCCCTCGGCCACGAATGCGTCGCCCGAGTCGTCGAGACCGGCGACGCCGTGACCACCGTCGCACCCGGCGACCTGGTCGTCGTCCCCTGGTCCATCAACTGCGGCACCTGCGAGCGATGCCGGGCCGGGCTGACCGCGCACTGCACCGCCGTCCCCTACATGGCGATGTACGGCGCACCGATCGGCGGCACTTGGGGCGGGCTCTTCTCCGACCTGGTCCGCGTGCCCTACGCCGACGCCATGCTCGTCCCGCTACCGGCCGGCCTCGACCCGGTCGCCATGGCCTCGGCCAGCGACAACTGGTCCCTGGCCTGGCGACTGGTCGCCCCGCACCTCAAGGCCCGCCCCGGAGCACGCGTCCTGGTCGTCGCCCGCGGCAGCATCGGCCTATACGTGTGCGACATCGCCCGCGCCCTCGGCGCCTCCGACGTGCTCTACGTCGACCCCGACCCCGAACACCGCACCCTGGCACGCGCGTTCGGGGCCGCGACCGCCGAGACCCTGGATCCGATTTCCCAGGGCTACGACATCGCCGTCGAGGCCACCGGACGCGTCGACCAGCTCGCCCTGGCCGTCAAATCCCTGACTCCGGAGGGGATTTGTGAGTCGGCGGGCAACCATTTCCGTCCCGGTGAACTGCCCCTGCTCGACATGTACCTCACCGGCGTCACCCTGCGCATCGCCCGCGACAACGTACGCGCCCACATCCCCGACGCCCTCGAACTCGCCGCCTCCGGCAAGGTCGCCCCCGAGAAAGTCGTCTCCCACGTCATCGACTGGGAGGACCTTCCGACCGCGCTGCCGGAGAAGCACCTGAAGCCGGTCTTCGTCCGGACCGATGACTGA
- a CDS encoding tautomerase family protein: MPMIRLTAPAAALTAQGRQSIQRDLAAVLLRWEGAPDTAFFRAQAWSYLTELPEGAQTTAEDDAPRFLVEVTVPQGALSERRKAGLVEEATKTVLAAAGLGRDDAPRVWVLVHEQPDGSWGAGGSVIRYADLVALAKGQSTDA; the protein is encoded by the coding sequence ATGCCGATGATCCGGCTCACCGCCCCGGCCGCCGCCCTGACCGCACAAGGCCGCCAGAGCATCCAGCGTGACCTCGCGGCGGTGCTGCTGCGCTGGGAGGGCGCACCCGACACGGCGTTCTTCCGCGCCCAGGCGTGGAGCTACCTCACCGAACTGCCGGAAGGCGCCCAGACCACCGCCGAGGACGACGCGCCGCGCTTTTTGGTGGAGGTCACCGTCCCACAGGGAGCCCTGTCCGAGCGCCGCAAGGCGGGCCTGGTCGAGGAGGCGACGAAGACCGTCCTGGCCGCAGCCGGCCTCGGCCGGGACGACGCCCCGCGGGTGTGGGTGCTTGTGCACGAGCAGCCCGACGGCTCCTGGGGTGCGGGCGGCTCCGTCATCCGCTACGCCGACCTGGTGGCACTGGCGAAGGGACAGAGCACCGATGCGTGA
- a CDS encoding TetR/AcrR family transcriptional regulator: MYVTKPSPAARERIVAGAADMISRRGLNATSIRDTAKHARAPLGSTYHYFPDGKQQLATEAVRYTGEWVARRLRKELEAGPVAGLRAFLGLWRKIVVDSDFRAGCPVLAVSIEEPPTDETPAALVAAADVFDAWESLLADSLREHGAEREQAAQLATLVVAAVEGTVAMCRAKRSTQPLDRTAEQLQALVLAAIKC, translated from the coding sequence ATGTACGTGACCAAGCCCAGCCCGGCGGCGCGCGAGCGGATCGTGGCCGGCGCGGCCGACATGATCAGCCGGCGCGGCCTGAACGCGACGAGCATCCGCGACACGGCCAAGCACGCCAGGGCGCCGCTCGGCTCGACGTACCACTACTTCCCCGACGGCAAACAGCAGTTGGCCACCGAGGCCGTCCGCTACACGGGTGAGTGGGTCGCGCGCCGTCTGCGCAAAGAGCTGGAGGCGGGACCGGTCGCCGGGCTGCGGGCGTTCCTCGGCCTGTGGCGCAAGATCGTCGTCGACAGTGACTTCCGGGCGGGCTGCCCGGTTCTCGCCGTCTCCATCGAGGAGCCGCCCACGGACGAGACGCCGGCCGCCCTGGTAGCCGCAGCCGACGTCTTCGACGCCTGGGAGAGCCTGCTGGCCGACTCGCTGCGCGAGCACGGCGCCGAGCGTGAGCAGGCGGCCCAGCTCGCCACCCTCGTCGTCGCGGCCGTCGAGGGGACCGTGGCCATGTGCCGCGCCAAGCGCAGCACTCAGCCCCTGGACCGCACCGCGGAGCAGTTGCAGGCTCTCGTCCTCGCCGCGATCAAGTGCTGA
- a CDS encoding tautomerase family protein translates to MTIITVNAPKGRLGLEQRRELAETLTDAVLVPEVGQPAPAARVGFQVHFIERELDMMAIGGRLLSDAGQELDVMVIDIAVMDAAWQPDVRGQVIERVLAALAESCGLEEPSPTWWVNFRVIDEGSWGSSGGVLSVLPLLESGVFTEERAKAVRAALGA, encoded by the coding sequence GTGACGATCATTACCGTGAACGCCCCCAAGGGACGCCTCGGCCTTGAGCAGCGCCGTGAGCTGGCCGAGACGCTGACGGACGCGGTGCTGGTGCCCGAGGTGGGACAGCCCGCTCCGGCCGCCCGCGTCGGGTTCCAGGTGCACTTCATCGAGCGCGAGCTGGACATGATGGCCATCGGCGGACGGCTGCTTTCGGACGCCGGCCAGGAACTCGACGTGATGGTGATCGACATCGCGGTCATGGACGCCGCCTGGCAGCCGGACGTACGAGGCCAGGTCATCGAGCGCGTCCTGGCCGCGCTGGCGGAGTCCTGCGGACTGGAGGAGCCGTCACCGACGTGGTGGGTCAACTTCCGCGTGATCGACGAGGGCAGCTGGGGCTCGTCCGGGGGCGTGCTGTCCGTCCTCCCGCTCCTTGAGAGCGGTGTGTTCACGGAGGAGAGGGCCAAAGCCGTCCGTGCCGCGCTGGGCGCCTGA
- a CDS encoding NAD(P)-dependent oxidoreductase, with amino-acid sequence MKLLILGATGPTGRHVIDLAVRSGDSVTAFVRNPAALGDLAERVTPVTGDAISHRDLAAAAAGHDAIVSALGRGNSVRADGLFTRASAAVIGAAGEAGVSRLVWLSSFGVGDTFHCSSTTQKLIYSTLLRSIYADKEIADESIRSSGLDWTVVYPTRLTHGPAMGAYRADDRLPMKGNPTISRADVAAFMHQAAHGSEWINRAAVISD; translated from the coding sequence ATGAAGCTGCTGATCCTCGGCGCGACCGGTCCCACCGGTCGTCATGTCATCGACCTGGCGGTGCGATCCGGTGACTCGGTCACGGCCTTCGTCCGCAACCCGGCGGCCCTGGGTGACCTGGCCGAGCGGGTCACGCCGGTCACCGGCGACGCCATCTCACACCGCGACCTCGCCGCAGCGGCGGCCGGGCACGACGCGATCGTCTCCGCGCTCGGCAGGGGAAATTCGGTTCGCGCCGACGGCCTCTTCACGCGCGCCTCGGCGGCAGTGATCGGCGCCGCCGGGGAAGCGGGTGTCTCCCGCCTGGTGTGGCTGTCCTCGTTCGGTGTCGGCGACACCTTCCACTGCTCGAGCACCACACAGAAGCTGATCTACAGCACGCTGCTGCGGTCGATCTACGCCGACAAGGAGATAGCGGACGAGAGCATCCGCTCCAGCGGGCTGGACTGGACCGTGGTCTACCCCACCAGGCTGACCCACGGCCCCGCCATGGGTGCCTACAGGGCGGACGACCGGCTGCCGATGAAGGGCAACCCGACGATCAGCCGCGCGGACGTCGCCGCCTTCATGCACCAGGCAGCACACGGCAGCGAGTGGATCAACCGCGCCGCCGTGATCTCGGACTGA
- a CDS encoding aldo/keto reductase: MSNRFRLGGDLDVNRLGFGAMRLPSKDGMGGPARDPEAGRAVLRRAVELGVDHIDTADFYVSHDGAVRANSLIREALYPYPSNLVIATKVGPIIRPDGLHQGTPADMRGLVEANLTGLGVDRFDLVYLRIGAMTPPRGESLAERFEALAALREEGLIRHLGLSNVDTAHLAEARAIAPVAAVQNHAAQSGDADVLAACQESGIAFVPFFPVGGGRELDDERLAKVAARHGATVPQIGLARLLATSPVALAIPGTGSLPHLEDNMAAAAITLTDDDLADLS; this comes from the coding sequence ATGAGCAACAGATTCCGCCTCGGCGGCGACCTGGACGTCAACCGGCTCGGATTCGGCGCCATGCGCCTGCCGTCCAAGGACGGTATGGGCGGCCCCGCCCGCGACCCGGAGGCCGGCCGTGCCGTGCTGCGGCGCGCCGTCGAACTCGGGGTCGACCACATCGACACCGCCGACTTCTACGTCAGCCACGACGGTGCGGTGCGTGCGAACAGCCTGATTCGCGAGGCGCTGTACCCCTACCCGTCCAACCTGGTCATCGCGACCAAGGTGGGCCCGATCATCCGTCCCGACGGCCTCCACCAGGGCACCCCGGCCGACATGCGCGGCCTTGTCGAAGCCAACCTCACCGGCCTGGGCGTGGACCGGTTCGATCTCGTCTACCTGCGAATCGGGGCGATGACACCCCCGCGCGGCGAGTCGCTCGCCGAACGCTTCGAGGCGCTCGCCGCGCTGCGCGAGGAGGGCCTGATCCGGCACCTCGGCCTCAGCAACGTCGACACCGCGCATCTCGCGGAGGCCCGCGCCATCGCACCTGTCGCCGCCGTACAGAACCACGCCGCCCAGTCTGGTGACGCGGACGTCCTGGCCGCCTGCCAGGAGTCCGGCATCGCTTTCGTGCCCTTCTTCCCGGTGGGCGGCGGTCGGGAACTCGACGACGAGCGTCTTGCGAAGGTGGCGGCCCGGCACGGCGCCACCGTCCCCCAGATCGGCCTCGCCCGGCTGCTGGCCACCTCCCCGGTGGCCCTGGCCATCCCGGGCACGGGATCCCTCCCGCACCTGGAGGACAACATGGCCGCCGCCGCGATCACCCTTACCGACGACGACCTCGCCGACCTGTCCTGA
- a CDS encoding helix-turn-helix transcriptional regulator → MPQVMMLRGDVELWTRLKPLTESDDTEWVNVARDLDTWPGAREAARLTMRRNGAVPARKLYSPAVLADERDREALREMAAHGMQIRITAAPLSRGTFFIDRRTMILTSPITPAPAAHGHRTYTMSATPALVDGAYALFQAAWESATDLAAFLSAQRPRIDAQAARVLRALTSGATDETAARELGMSLRTYRRRVAELLVTLNADSRFQAGVRAGELGLIRG, encoded by the coding sequence ATGCCACAGGTCATGATGCTTCGCGGTGATGTTGAGCTCTGGACGCGGCTCAAGCCCTTGACGGAGTCCGACGACACGGAATGGGTCAACGTCGCCCGCGACCTCGACACCTGGCCCGGCGCGCGCGAGGCCGCCCGCCTGACGATGCGCCGCAACGGGGCAGTTCCGGCCCGCAAGCTGTACAGCCCCGCCGTACTCGCCGACGAGCGCGACCGGGAAGCCCTGCGCGAGATGGCAGCACACGGCATGCAGATCCGGATCACCGCCGCCCCCTTGTCCCGGGGAACCTTCTTCATCGACCGGAGAACCATGATCCTCACCAGCCCCATCACACCCGCACCGGCCGCCCACGGACACCGCACCTACACCATGAGCGCCACACCGGCCCTGGTCGACGGGGCCTACGCACTGTTCCAAGCCGCCTGGGAGAGCGCCACCGACCTCGCGGCCTTCCTCAGCGCGCAACGGCCCCGGATCGACGCCCAAGCCGCAAGGGTTCTGCGCGCCCTGACCTCCGGCGCCACCGACGAGACAGCCGCACGGGAACTCGGCATGTCGCTGCGCACCTACCGCCGCCGGGTCGCCGAACTGCTCGTCACCCTCAACGCGGACTCCCGTTTCCAGGCCGGAGTACGCGCGGGCGAGTTGGGCCTGATCCGCGGGTGA
- a CDS encoding IS30 family transposase, with protein sequence MKTSDVPEGRRRQWRADRALRPAMRSPGRPDPSRVVQRQFWRLIATGVTTVEASLAVGVSWPVGARWFRHAGGMPPISLAEPTGRYLTFEEREEIAILRAMSKGVREIARALGRDPGTISRELRRNAATRSGKQEYRATVAQWKAQQAAKRPKTAKLAGNDRLREYVQDRLADSIRRPDSTIVPGPRTPAWKGLNKPHRQDRRWATAWSPEQISHRLHADFPDDESMRISHEAIYQALFIEGRGALKRELVTCLRTGRALRTPRARSQNKPQGHVTADVVLSERPAEATDRAVPGHWEGDLIIGTGRSAIGTLVERSSRSTLLVHLPRLEGWGEKPPVKNGPSLGGYGAIAMNTALTTSMTQLPEQLRKTLTWDRGKELSAHAQFALDTGTKVFFADPHSPWQRPTNENTNGLLRQYFPKGTDLSRWSFTDLEAVAMAINNRPRKVLGWRTPTEVFEEQLRSLQQPGVATTG encoded by the coding sequence TTGAAGACCAGCGATGTCCCGGAGGGGCGGCGTCGGCAGTGGCGCGCTGACCGTGCGTTGCGGCCGGCGATGCGTTCGCCGGGGCGGCCTGATCCGTCTCGGGTCGTGCAGCGCCAGTTCTGGCGACTGATCGCCACGGGGGTCACGACGGTGGAGGCGTCGTTGGCGGTCGGCGTGTCGTGGCCGGTGGGTGCGAGGTGGTTTCGTCACGCTGGCGGCATGCCTCCGATCTCGTTGGCCGAGCCCACGGGCCGGTACCTCACGTTCGAAGAGCGCGAGGAGATCGCGATCCTCAGGGCGATGAGCAAGGGCGTGCGCGAGATCGCCCGCGCCCTGGGGCGTGACCCCGGAACGATCTCTCGCGAACTGCGCCGCAACGCCGCCACGCGCAGCGGCAAGCAGGAGTACCGCGCGACGGTCGCCCAGTGGAAAGCACAGCAGGCCGCCAAGCGGCCGAAGACCGCGAAGCTCGCAGGCAACGACAGGTTGCGTGAGTACGTGCAGGACCGGCTCGCCGACAGCATCCGCCGCCCCGACAGCACGATCGTCCCCGGACCCAGGACGCCCGCATGGAAGGGGCTGAACAAGCCGCACCGGCAGGACAGACGATGGGCGACGGCATGGAGCCCGGAGCAGATCTCGCACCGTCTCCATGCCGACTTCCCCGATGATGAGTCCATGCGCATCAGCCACGAAGCGATCTACCAGGCGCTGTTCATCGAGGGCCGTGGCGCGCTCAAGCGGGAGCTGGTCACGTGTCTGCGTACCGGCCGGGCGCTGCGGACTCCCCGTGCACGGTCGCAGAACAAACCGCAGGGGCATGTCACCGCGGACGTCGTCCTCAGCGAACGCCCCGCCGAGGCCACGGACCGCGCGGTCCCCGGACACTGGGAAGGCGATTTGATCATCGGGACGGGCCGCTCCGCGATCGGCACGCTCGTCGAGCGCAGCAGCCGCTCCACGCTCCTGGTGCACCTGCCCCGGCTCGAGGGCTGGGGCGAGAAGCCGCCCGTGAAGAACGGCCCCTCGCTCGGGGGCTATGGCGCGATCGCGATGAACACAGCGCTCACCACGTCGATGACGCAATTGCCTGAGCAGCTACGCAAAACCCTCACCTGGGACCGCGGGAAGGAACTCTCCGCTCATGCCCAGTTCGCCCTCGATACCGGGACGAAGGTGTTCTTCGCCGATCCGCACTCGCCCTGGCAACGACCGACGAACGAGAACACGAACGGGCTGCTGCGCCAGTACTTCCCGAAGGGCACCGATCTCTCCCGCTGGTCGTTCACGGACCTCGAAGCCGTCGCCATGGCGATCAACAACCGGCCCCGCAAAGTCCTGGGTTGGCGGACGCCGACCGAGGTCTTCGAAGAACAGCTACGCTCGCTGCAACAGCCCGGTGTTGCAACGACTGGTTGA